From the genome of Candidatus Defluviilinea proxima:
ACCTGTAAGTGCGGCATCGATCATCCCAGCCTTCAACATCAACAAAGCCATACCGATCCCATCGGCGCCAGAGGCACATGCCGAAGCCACCGAAAAGCATGGCCCTTTGATCTGATTCTCGATGGCGATCATGCCAGAAGCGCCATTCGGCATCAACATCGGTATCAAGAACGGACTGACACGCCGCGGGCCCTCTTCGTGATTGATGATCACCGCATCACTCAAAGACTTGATACCGCCGATCGCAGAAGAAATCAAAACACCAATACGGCCTCGATTTGCATCTGTGATCTCAAGACCCGAATCAATAATCGCGTCTTTCGCGGCCGCAACCCCCAATTGCTCAAACCGATCGCGGCGACGAGCTTCCTTTGGGTCCATATAATTGCCCGGGTCAAAATTCTTCACTTCAGCCGCAAAATGAACATTCAACGGTCCTGGATCAAACAACGAGATCGGACCAACACCTGAAACGCCATTCACCGCGTTCTGCCAACTTTCTTTTACTGTCAAACCCAAAGGATTGACAGTTCCCATGCCAGTAATAACAACTTTTTCCATGCTTCCTCACATTCAAGAATAAAGAGACTTCGACTTACTAAAACCCCGAATTCGCAATTCCGTCACGCACTGGACAGGCTTCGCCTCATTCTCAACCGAAGCCTGTTTCAGCATTAAAAGCATTTTCTTACCCGATTCTTCTTCTACTCCCCTGCTTTCGGCACATAATCCCCTTCAACCCACTCCTCGCCGTTCGGGCCAACTTCCTTCTTCCAAATAGGAACGATCTCCTTCAAACGGTCAATGCCATAGCGTGCGGCATCAAACACACCCGTATCCCGATGCGCCGCCGTACAGGCGATCAAGACCGTTGGCGTTTTTGGATACAACTTTCCAATTCGTTGCACAACTGCAATCCCTTCAATGACCGGCCACTTCGCACGGATCTCATCCGCAACCTGCTTCATCTTCGCTTCGGCCATGGGAATATAAGCCTCGTATTCAAGGTATTCCGTGTCATGCGCATCGCCGCGTGTTGTCTCGCCGCGCACCATGCCTGTAAATATCGCGGCCGCCCCCGTGGACGTGAGTGTGATCTTCGCGAGCAGATCGTTCAGATCAATTTCCTCTTCTGTGATCGAAAAAATTGTCGGGTATTCCATATTCATCCTCCCGATACCGGCGGGAACATTGCCATCTCTGCGCCCTGCGGAATGACAGCTTCATCGAATGCATACTCACGGTTGATGGTGATCAACACACTCTTCATGGACTCTTTCAGCTTGGGGTAGTCCTCGCCAAGCTTATCTTTGAGTCCTTGCACGGTCATATCATCAGGGACGTCCACTTCCATGGATTTTGTCCCTGCGCGGTCACGGATGGTGGCAAAAAACAATAATTTGATTCGGTTCATTTCTCTAGATCCAAACATCATTAGGGGCTGTTTTTTCATCGACAACATCACCCGTATTAACCGTACCTGCTGGCTCAACAAGCAAAATATGACATTCCCGCTCAGCGACAGGCTTATGCTCCACGCCTTTGGGAACCACATACATCTCGCCTTCGTTCAAAGTCACTTTCCCATCACGGAAATGGATCTCGAGTTGACCCTTCACAACAAGGAACATCTCGTCTGTCTCAGGGTGGTCATGCCATACAAATTCTCCCTGCACTTTGGCAAGTTTGAAATGATAGTCATTCATCTGTGCAACGATCTTCGGAGACCAATGTTCAGAGAATTTTGAAAATTTTTCGAC
Proteins encoded in this window:
- a CDS encoding cupin domain-containing protein, giving the protein MYSPINLVEKFSKFSEHWSPKIVAQMNDYHFKLAKVQGEFVWHDHPETDEMFLVVKGQLEIHFRDGKVTLNEGEMYVVPKGVEHKPVAERECHILLVEPAGTVNTGDVVDEKTAPNDVWI
- a CDS encoding molybdenum cofactor biosynthesis protein MoaE; protein product: MFSITEEEIDLNDLLAKITLTSTGAAAIFTGMVRGETTRGDAHDTEYLEYEAYIPMAEAKMKQVADEIRAKWPVIEGIAVVQRIGKLYPKTPTVLIACTAAHRDTGVFDAARYGIDRLKEIVPIWKKEVGPNGEEWVEGDYVPKAGE
- the moaD gene encoding molybdopterin converting factor subunit 1; translation: MNRIKLLFFATIRDRAGTKSMEVDVPDDMTVQGLKDKLGEDYPKLKESMKSVLITINREYAFDEAVIPQGAEMAMFPPVSGG